TGAATCCTGGCAACAGctgatttctttccttaaagTGCAGCTCATTAttgggaggggaaaaagtgGACTCTGCAGGGGATTTTGTCTGAGATGTTTCTTGCCCTATGCAAATCTAAGGCTGCCTTTGAATGAAATGAGactttcttctgtatttttcagctgTCTATTGGGTGTCAAACAGTACCTCCTGATATTCTGTAAAAATCCCAGTCCTCCAAGGCTTTTTAATCCTGAGCTGTGCCATTAGGCAGAAGTCAGCACTGGGGGGTTTTGCAGGGTGCCCTTGTGTGATGTAGACTCTGCCTCAGCGTGAGATTAGAGGAGCTGCTGTTACAAGCAAGATCAGATTCCTGAGTCTGTTAATGAATTCAACTTTTctagacacttttttttttttgaaagcctGGCAAAATGAATGCTGGTATTGTGCTGGGTGTTTCCCAAAACCCAGAATGCATGGGCCTACCCCATCCTGCTGACCTAATTCAGGGTCACAGAGGGCCTGAATTTGAGATGCTTGGAGTGTGACTGAAGCAGCTCCAACTGATTTGAGATGAGGGGAGCTCCTTAAGTGTGTCATGGAAATCTAGCCCAAGGCTGGGAGTGCCGAAATCAGAGCTCAGTCTCCCACTGGCCATAGTTTTGAGAGCACTCAATATTCATCTGAGGTTCAGCAGTCCCCCCATGCAGAcagttgtatttttatattttttcccctgctctgtccATTGCCATCTAGCCATGGCATCTCTGGGATTTTCAGAGTTGCAGTCCTGTGTTAGATGGGCCTTTCAGGCATCCCATTGTCTGCTAGCAGGTCTTTGACCACCTTGGCAGACCCTCGGGTGTGTGGTCAAAAGGTATCTGCCATTGAAGACAATCCAGAGGTGATGCttggtgaagaaaaaagagaaaggtgcAGTTTGACCTTACAAATGTGTAGCTGTCTGACTTAGTGAGGAGAGCAAACAGGCTTTTTGTGCCCGCTCCAAAAGTAAAAACATTAATCCTGGTGCCTAAAAATCTGGCATTGTAGTTCACAGACAGGAGAGGAGAAATTGAAAAGTCAGGAAGAGCATGGGATAATCTGTGAGGTCACTTGGGGATTCAGTGAAATGAGGACTGATTAGTTGTACATTGCATCCCAGAGTATCTGTGTTGTCACACTTGAGTGTGGAGGAATGATGGAGGAGGTGGCCTGGGGAAGAAAATCAAGCAGAGACTGGCATAATTAGCAGGACAGGATGGGGATATGAGGAAATTATGCAGAGTGTGACTATGTTGACACCTCGTTGGAGAAAAGCTGATAAGGTTTTGTGTATTGCCAGTTGCAGTTCCGTGGCTGAGGGCcgcagctgctctctgtgcctgcaTTCCCTCGGAGCAGGGAGGATCTGGATGGCCCTGGTGGGCTTGAGGTACATGTGGCACCTCAGAGCTCCCCAGTGGGGGagatctgctgctctgggagcctgTGATACTGAGCGAGCTCTGTGTAAGCACTTGAGGGAAACTGCAGGCTGGAACAGCTTGTACAAATCTGCTCCTAATCAATTGTTGTAGTGGGCTAGTTGCAACAGGCTGGGTGAAGGATGGCACTTTCCCTCCCACGAGGTCTCCTGGTTTGGAATTCCTCCCACTGTCAATTGTAAAATCATTCTCAGCGGACActtgtttctttgcttgttttgattCTGATAGCTGTTTACTTTTCACTGCCTTATTGCTCCATGTAATGCATTGTCTGTGGGGTGTTTGATGTGTCTGTCTCACGTCTCTGTCCAGATGTATCGCTATTAGATGCCAGAccagctgccctctgtgctgagctgcaacCAAAATGGCCAAGTATAGGCTCGTTCTCCTGAGACACGGGGAAGGGGCCTGGACCAAGGAGAATCGCTTCTGCAGCTGGGTGGACCAGAAGCTGAGCAGCGATGGGATAAAGGAAGCTCAGAACTGTGGCAAACACCTCAAAGCCCTGGGCTTCGAGTTCGACCTCGTCTTCACCTCCGTGCTGAGCCGCTCCATCCAGACTGCCTGGCTGATCCTGCAGGAGATGGGCCAGGAGTGGGTCCCcatccagagctcctggaggCTGAACGAGCGTCACTACGGAGCGCTGATCGGGCTCAACAGGGCAGAGATGGCTCTGAACCACGGCGAGGAGCAAGTGAAGATCTGGAGGAGGAGCTACGATGTCACCCCGCCTCCCATCTCCGAGTCTCACCCCTACTACGCAGAGATCTACAATGACCGCCGCTACAAGTGCAGCGATGTCTCCCAGGAGAATCTCCCAAAGGCTGAAAGTCTTAAAGATGTGCTTGATAGACTCCTTCCCTACTGGAATGAAAAGATAGTGCCAGAACTGAAAAGTGGCAAAATGATTCTTATCTCTGCTCATGGCAACAGCAGCAGGGCATTGCTGAAGCACGTGGAAGGTAAGGGCCTTTATTCTagccttcccctctcctccttaCTCAATGCCTTGGAGCTTTGTATCTTGTAGTGTATATTACTTACCCAGGCAAGGTAAGAATGTCTGTGGTCTCCAAGGAGGAAGTAGAAAGTTGGTCAAGGAAGCAAACTGGGAGATGTGGAAAGGGGAGAGTGTAGTAGAAACAGGCAATCCCAGCCAGGgaataatgtgctctgactTCATGATTCAGgaggctgaacaattgctttattgaGCTAATTACACTAATACTATACTAAATTACTTACTAAAGAGATACTATActgaagaataaagaaaaacccGTGACTGTCTGAGACAGTCGGgacacaggaaacaaaacaaccttCACCGGTGTCCAGTAACCaaatcactttgggtaaacaatctccataacacatcccacatgtgcaaaacaacaggagcagtgaatagagataagaattgttttctcttcttctctgagcttctcactgccttccccaggaaaaatctTGGGAGAgagttgtgcctgctgctctctgaagagAGCTATGGCCACAGGGAGAGAATTTGTTAGGTTAATGTAGTTAAGGAAAGGGCCAgatgctttcattttatttctcattgttCATTTAAAACTACTGTATTCAAACAAAACTTGTAGTTGGTTTAGATAGACAAAAACTCTGCAGGATCAcattatttttggcttttttcagctgctttgtcaGGTTTGTGATAATAATCTTTTAACTAAAAAAGCATTGCTGTAACACAGCAGAATAAAAGCTTGGCTGGGGTTGTGGAAGATGTTCTTGTTACTTCAGTGGGTCACCCTGATAATTTTAAGTATAAGTTCTGTGACAGAGAGTTCTGCAGAGAGTAGGCACTTGCTAAAGCTTGTGCCAGTACTGCACTATATTCTAATACAGAAAATGCATCCCAATAAACAGCCAAGTTGGTAGCTTAGCACAAGGTTGTTGATTTgccacagaatggtttgtgttgggagATAGCTTTTAAAGGCCATCTAGTGCAGTCCCTGTgaaatgagcagggacatcttcaactggATCAGGTTGTTGAGAGTcctgttcagcctggccttgaatgtttccaggaatGGGATATCTGCTGCCTCTTTGGGCGGCAtgttccagtgttttaccaGTCTCATCATAGACATTTTCTTCCGTATTTCTAGTCTGAAAGGatcttttagtttaaaaccattaccccttgtcctattgcaACAGGCCCTGCTAAAAAGTCTGTTCCCATCTTTTTTAGAGGTTTTTCTGGAAcctcctcttctccaagctgaacagccccagctcagtctttcctcacaggagatgtgctctgtccctctgtttgtttttgtggccctcctctggtCCTGCTCCAACAAGTCTTACCTGGGCTGAAAATCCCAGAACTGCTCTTGAAAATTACTTATTTGGGGCTTGATGATAAAAAACATCCTTTTCATTGTTAgattcttccctcccttcctctttcATCTCCTGGCTTCTAGGCCATCCTAAACTGGAAGTTGaactatattaatttttttgtgagTAGAGCAGAATTCAGTGATTATATATGTGTGAATGCAGCCTACTACAGCTGTAGTTACAAATGTGCACAGGCTGGATTGTGTCCACTCGGGGATTTCTTAGTTTTAAAATCCTGTGGTCTGTGGCTCTGCCTCCTGATTGCTTTTTGCATTTGGCCGTGCTGGAACAGTCAGGACACCAGGAGTCTGACGGCTGTGAAATGAGCAGGTACAAATGGCTTCTGGATTAGAGAGGCTGTGAAACCTGGGGTGCAGATCATGGATGAGGGAGGAAGGGCTGGTTCAGTCAGCTCCATGATGTGGTCAGAGTGGTTGTCCACACTCAGTGAAATgatgaaggaaaaaggggaagaggGATCTGCGGCTGTGGTGGCTCCCCTGCCTCCCAAGAACGGAACCAGCTCCATGAAGCCGTGCTGGCCAAGCCCTTTGGGGGTGAAGTGGTGACAGCTGAATGTAGGTGCCAGCAGAGATCCTGGGCCACCTTCTGTGCAggcctgcagcaggggctgggaaagggtGCTTTGGAGTTATCCTGGCTAACTTGGATTTCTGCACTGAGACCAGggaggagcagtgctgcagaacttTGGGACAATTGCTAACCCTGTGTAATcttccagcactgcccacaCTCAAGGTGTAATAAAGCTGTCCTTTGTCTTGCAGTATGCCTTCACCCTCCCAGCACATGCTTACACAGGGGATGTGAGCAGTCCTTGGCAGAGGATCTGGTTCTGTGACCAAGGCCCATTgctcagctcccccagctcccacacagGAACTACTGGCAGGTACCTGCTTGGCTCTCCTGCCCTTTATGTAGTGGAGAATGAATTTCTGAAGAACTGGCCTGAAGGGTAGCATGGACAGAGCTTTGAGACCCCTGGTGTTACAATCTGCctttgttttaggtttttttttggtggtttttttttccccttggccTAAATCTAGCTGCCTCTAGGAGGTTCCTTGTCTGCATTGctgtctcttcctttctctgctgaaagGTTGTGAGTTGCTCTGGAACCCTGCTAGGCTTGGACCTGACTCAACAGTGCTTAAACTTTGCCAGTCTACTGTATTTATAGCCCCCACTGTGAGATGGGCTGtgtttttgtggatttttcttttttataagcTTAGTGTGTCCTGCACTTGAATGGAGTTTTTTAAgcccctccagctcagctggagccttttttttttctttttttttttggcattttgaaAACTGGGTTCCAAATGCCTCAAGCAGCAATCTTGTATGGCTGCTTGGATGTCTTAGTCATGGTGTTAACTTGATCTTGGAAGATGTAGATCAGAGTTTAAATGGCAGGAAATAGGAATTGTTTTAGtgacaatttctttttttttttaaagactacAGAGTATCCCTTGAAGTTACTATTTCAAGGAGATATTTTCTTGAAGCAGGACTGCAATTCTCTGAATCCTGTGTTTTCCTTGTTCTGAGTAATTTATAAAGAGCTGGAAGTGTAGTTCTGCTTTCTACTTGCATGCAATCATCAGAGCAACAGTATCATGCTCAAAAGGCTTTGATTGTGGGCTTGGATTTGGTTCTTGTTTTTTCATTGCACAGAGTGGACCTCATAAAGGTGTATGAGATATCTGTAGAATCTGTCATGCTAAATGAACATGCCTGCACAGGATCTGTTtgcaggtgttttttttcctcagttctttGAGGGAGGATAGTTTTTGCTTTATCTGCTAACCAGTGCTCCATATTGAACCCTCTTGACAGTGTCCTTTTATGAAGATATTAGTGTAATACTTGTGACCACCTTGCCCCATTTCTTTTGAAGTGCTGCTGGAGACCAAGTCCAATGGACTGATTGACCAGATGAGGGATTGGTGTGCTGTCTCAACTTGTCTTTCTTCCCAACCATTTAA
The Motacilla alba alba isolate MOTALB_02 chromosome 1A, Motacilla_alba_V1.0_pri, whole genome shotgun sequence genome window above contains:
- the BPGM gene encoding bisphosphoglycerate mutase → MAKYRLVLLRHGEGAWTKENRFCSWVDQKLSSDGIKEAQNCGKHLKALGFEFDLVFTSVLSRSIQTAWLILQEMGQEWVPIQSSWRLNERHYGALIGLNRAEMALNHGEEQVKIWRRSYDVTPPPISESHPYYAEIYNDRRYKCSDVSQENLPKAESLKDVLDRLLPYWNEKIVPELKSGKMILISAHGNSSRALLKHVEGISDEDIINVTLPTGVPILLELDENLHPLGPHQFLGDQEAIQAAIKKVEDQGKVKSAEKLNPTV